The genomic interval CCAAGGTCTTTTTCGCCTTCCCATACAACCTGGAAACGCGCTTTGATGGCCGCAACAGTTAAGGAGGTTTTGGTAGATGTCATTAAATATTGAGGCTCAAAAAATTAATTTCGGGCCAATCCGCCCAACCGTCGGGGTCATGTTCTGGCTGATCATCGGCGTGGTTCTTACCGGTATCGTTCTCTACGCTTCGGCGCTGGTACTATTCCAGGGTCAAATGCACTTTGCTTCCAGTGATCAGGTTCCCTGGAATATCTTTGTCTCCGCTTACGTTTTCTTTGTGGTAACCAGTACCGGGCTTTGTTTTATTTCCGCCTTTGGGCATGTGTTCGGTATCGAAAAGTATGAGCTTATTGGTAAGCGGGCTGTATTTGCCTCTTTGGTTTTTCTGGCAGTGGGTATGTATGCCATTGTCATTGAAATTGGTCGTCCCTGGATGATGTTGCACTATGTCACATCCCCCAACATAGCATCGCCCATGTTCTGGATGGGTGTGTTTTACGGCCTCTATGGTCTGTTTCTCCTGTTGGAGCTTGTCTTTATTATCATGGGTAAGCTGCGCGCTACACAAATCAGCGGTATCTTTGGATTTATAGTTGCCGTTATTGCCCACGGTATGCTGGGTGCCCTCTTTGGAATGACCTATGCCCGCGACATGTGGTTTGGCCCTTACATGCCTATTTACTTCATCATGTCAGCATTTGTATCTGGTCTTGGCTCACTGTGCATTATCATCCTGCTGAGCTACAAGTCTAAAAACCAGAAGATGCCTGAGCGTATGAGCAAACTTATAAACGATATGGGGCTTGTATTTGGTTATGCTCTTGGCGCCCTCCTCTTTTTCGTTTTCTGGAAGACGGCTGCCGGCCTCTACGCTGGCAAGACGGAAGCATACATGCTGGTCATGGGTGATTTTGCAATGCGCTTTTGGGTTCTGGAAGTGATGGTGGGTATCATTATTCCCATGGCAATTCTGCTGTATCGCGCTACGCGCACACATTTGGGCATATTCATTGCCGCCATTATGGTACTTACTGGTCTGGTTACGGCCCGACTCAATCTGGTAGTAGTGGGGCAGCTTAAGCAGCCACTGGGACAACCTTTGGCGACCTATTCGCCCAATACTCTTGAGATTATGTTCTTTATTGGACTCTTTGGTGCCTTTGCCCTTGTGTATATAATAGGGAGTTACCTCTTCCGGTTTGAAGACTACGAGGCGCAGGTCGCTAAGGCTCTTGACGAGCACGAAAGCCATTGACGAGAACCAACGCAGAGAAAGGATGGATACAGCATGAAAAAAGCAATTTGGATTCTTCTGTGCGCTGCCGTGGTCATGATTGGCTATGGTACCCTCAGCGCTCAGGTCCAGTTTCGCGGCGAAGAGCCGTATAGCATCAAGGCTCATCCCGATGAGTTAGTACAAGGCGTAGCGTGTAACACCTGTCACCAGACGGGGTGGGCACCTGAGCTGCCGGCTTACGGACCCCGAGTTCATGAAATGCAGCAAAAAGGAATAGATATCCAGGAAGAGCAAGAGCACATTCACGCTAACTTTGGTTTCACTTCCTGTGTAGTTTGCCACACGAACACCCACAATGCCGAAACGGCTACTGAGTCTTTGACCGGAGGCTCAATTGAAGCTCTGGCATCCTCCTGTGTTAATTGCCACAGCGAAGGTGGAGTTGGCGGGTACTACGGTAACTGGGACTCCCGAGAGCTCCGTCCCCACACTTTTACACGAGGTCAGTAGTCAGCCTCTGGCCCTGAGCGGAGTGTGATGATGAGCCTGTGAATGTTGCTGAATTCCATTAACAGCGATCGTAAACCCTGAAGGAGACAGTATGAAAAAAACACTTTATGTACTTATGGTGCTTTGCATGTTTGCCGGAGTGAATGCCTACGCCAAGGCTCCGCTGGCGTGCAACGCATGCCACATCAACATATCTGAAGAGCGTCTTGATGGAGGGAAAGCCCACCCGATTCAGTACGAAGGCATTACCAATCGCATGACAAACCCCATGCACGGTACCCTTACAAACTGCAGTGCCTGTCATGATATTGAAGGACTCAGCAGTGCATCATCACCATCGGCCAGTTTGCTCGGTGGGAGTGTAGAGGCTTTAGGAGCACGTCCTTCTTGTGCTGGTTGCCACTCTGGTGCCGTAGCCTCCAAGCCTGAAGATTGGGATATGGAGCGCGTTAAGCTTCACACCTTCTCCAAGTAGCATTGAATTGATCCAAAGCCCCTGTTGCATGCGCAACAGGGGCTTTTTCGTTTGGCTGGAAAGTTCTTGTTTGCTTTTGCTGTAAAAGTCTGTGGCTCCTGTCAAAAGTGTATAGTAGGGCATACGTTTTAAATGCAGTCAGCGATAAATGAGGCACTTCAAGCCATGTCAGCTTTTTCCTCTGTACAATATAGGTATTTTGATATTGTAGTTCGCGCGATGGTTTTATGTAAAACAAGATGATTTGACATTTATCCTGATTTTGTATATTTTTACGTGCAGAATCCTCAGTTAAGGAAGGTTAACACTATGAAAAAAACCGGTGATTCAGATTCTTCGACGATCACCTTGCGAATGCCCACCTTGAGAGATGGGAGAAATGTATTTGAGCTTATCAAGGAATGTCCACCATTGGATGTCAACTCGCAGTACCTTTACCACATTGTCTGCGAGCACTTTCGACAAACCAGTGTTATCGCTGAAATGGATGGAGAAGCGGTAGGGTTTATTTCTGGCTATACCATACCGGAGCACAGGGATATAATTTTTATCTGGCAAGTTGCAGTTTCTGCCAAGGCTCGAGGTAAACAACTGGCTACACGCATGCTTGAAGAAATACTGCGACGTAAGGAGTGCAGTGACGTCACTTTTCTGCATACAACTATCAGTCCATCCAACGTTCCATCACAAAAATTGTTCACCGCCATTGCGCGCACATTCGAAGCCCCTATGAGGGAGAGAGAATATCTTCCTGGAGAAGTCTTTGCGGAGGGCCATGAGTCAGAGGTGCTCTATGAAATCGGTCCTCTGAAAAAGTAATCTAAAACGTTGAAAGTTTTACTTGGGATATAATTTACTAACCTGAAACACAACGAGGTAATAATGCGTATATTTGAGCAAATGGAATCAGAAGTACGTGGCTATATTCGCTCTTTTCCGGCTATCTTTGAGCGTGCCAAAGGGGCTATGCTGGTAGATGAACAGGGAAATGAGTTTGTCGATTTTTTCGCTGGTGCTGGCACACTGAACTACGGCCATAACAACGACCGGGTCAGCAAAGCGCTGGTAGAGTATATACAAAATGACGGCGTTGTTCACGGGCTTGACATGGCAACATCAGCCAAGAAGCGTTTCCTGCAGACGCTGTATGATGTTGTGCTCTCCCCTCGCAACTACGAGTACAAGGTGCAATTTACCGGCCCAACTGGCACCAATACTGTAGAGTCTGCCCTAAAGCTCGCCCGCATGATCAAGGGGCGCTCCAATGTTGTGGCCTTTACCAACGCTTTTCATGGCCTGACGATGGGTTCCCTGGCTATTACCGGTAAT from Desulfurispira natronophila carries:
- the nrfD gene encoding NrfD/PsrC family molybdoenzyme membrane anchor subunit, which produces MSLNIEAQKINFGPIRPTVGVMFWLIIGVVLTGIVLYASALVLFQGQMHFASSDQVPWNIFVSAYVFFVVTSTGLCFISAFGHVFGIEKYELIGKRAVFASLVFLAVGMYAIVIEIGRPWMMLHYVTSPNIASPMFWMGVFYGLYGLFLLLELVFIIMGKLRATQISGIFGFIVAVIAHGMLGALFGMTYARDMWFGPYMPIYFIMSAFVSGLGSLCIIILLSYKSKNQKMPERMSKLINDMGLVFGYALGALLFFVFWKTAAGLYAGKTEAYMLVMGDFAMRFWVLEVMVGIIIPMAILLYRATRTHLGIFIAAIMVLTGLVTARLNLVVVGQLKQPLGQPLATYSPNTLEIMFFIGLFGAFALVYIIGSYLFRFEDYEAQVAKALDEHESH
- the ectA gene encoding diaminobutyrate acetyltransferase — protein: MKKTGDSDSSTITLRMPTLRDGRNVFELIKECPPLDVNSQYLYHIVCEHFRQTSVIAEMDGEAVGFISGYTIPEHRDIIFIWQVAVSAKARGKQLATRMLEEILRRKECSDVTFLHTTISPSNVPSQKLFTAIARTFEAPMREREYLPGEVFAEGHESEVLYEIGPLKK